The following proteins are encoded in a genomic region of Rickettsiales bacterium:
- a CDS encoding glycosyltransferase family 2 protein has translation MTHASNGKTVNYAREVLIARVCVAATLLLYVGVFQFIIGRGHDFWRAGQTGNVIEAAVFAIAMFFMAYGNVLYQVCMVGYYKRQKKHVPAPREELNALYGRANPPTLSILIPSYKEEYGVMWQTMMSAALSEYPAKDIVLLIDDPYHTKTLADSVKLEEARLLPGRLQNVFDAYASRFRLELDAFRLRKEAKNVHAGVELNRIAILYEEVAAMLAIMAKDFMAGRRMEEMTHTERFFVQSVLQAPMHQYDVLAKELRGQMIFTQAPSDEFFEQHYARLAGLFNVKFSSFERKKYCNLSHEANKAMNLNSYIALVGKSWKEVQTEKGLELHEAPASEATFTIPHRDYINTIDADSLMLSDYLIRMVEMMERPENDRLAVLQSSVSSVPDSPNMLERTAGACLDLQFMNHQGFTYWGATFWVGANAMLRFRALQDIKESKLEDGKQVTVYIQDRTVIEDTESTVDLVEKGWKLHNYPDRMSYSAMPADFGSLLIQRRRWANGGMIILPKLFSYVAKAPKNLALLKEFFMRFHYLAATTIGCAVIAMLSLYNFGDNMATLWIMLSIIPGSLLYLRTLVISGYRAGDIFRISALNLMLIPVLFGGVFKQFEQMLTGKKIPFGRTPKVTGRTAAPAIYCWVEVIMTAAFCAITVNDVIHHVWFHAIFTASNAACMLYAMFSFMGIKATLEDMFSGVLGYWKTFSRQADIIPITVMRQTKDYILPESRRVS, from the coding sequence CCATGACTTCTGGCGCGCCGGACAAACCGGTAACGTAATCGAAGCCGCTGTCTTCGCTATCGCCATGTTCTTCATGGCCTATGGCAACGTGCTCTATCAGGTCTGCATGGTCGGCTATTACAAGCGCCAGAAGAAGCATGTTCCGGCTCCGCGTGAGGAGCTCAACGCGCTTTATGGCCGTGCCAACCCGCCGACGCTTTCGATTCTCATTCCGTCCTACAAGGAAGAATACGGTGTTATGTGGCAGACAATGATGTCGGCTGCATTGTCGGAATACCCGGCAAAAGACATCGTGCTGCTGATCGACGATCCGTATCACACCAAAACCCTGGCTGACAGCGTGAAGCTGGAAGAAGCTCGCCTGCTGCCCGGACGCCTGCAGAACGTATTTGACGCCTATGCATCACGTTTCCGCCTTGAGCTCGACGCTTTCCGTCTGCGCAAGGAAGCGAAGAACGTGCATGCAGGCGTAGAGCTGAATCGCATTGCCATCCTGTATGAAGAAGTTGCTGCAATGCTCGCTATCATGGCGAAAGATTTCATGGCGGGCCGCCGCATGGAAGAAATGACGCATACGGAGCGTTTCTTCGTGCAGTCGGTGCTGCAGGCTCCGATGCACCAGTATGACGTGCTGGCCAAGGAACTGCGTGGCCAGATGATCTTCACGCAGGCACCGTCTGATGAATTCTTCGAACAGCATTATGCAAGGCTGGCCGGTCTGTTTAACGTGAAGTTCTCAAGCTTCGAACGTAAGAAGTATTGCAACCTGTCGCATGAAGCCAACAAGGCGATGAACCTCAACAGCTACATTGCGCTGGTCGGTAAATCCTGGAAAGAAGTGCAGACGGAAAAAGGTCTGGAGCTGCATGAAGCGCCTGCTTCCGAAGCAACCTTCACCATCCCGCACCGCGACTACATCAACACGATCGACGCCGACAGCCTCATGCTTTCGGATTACCTGATCCGTATGGTGGAAATGATGGAACGCCCGGAAAACGACCGTCTTGCCGTGCTGCAGTCGTCGGTTTCCTCGGTGCCGGATTCGCCCAACATGCTGGAGCGTACTGCCGGCGCATGCCTCGACCTGCAGTTCATGAACCATCAGGGCTTCACCTATTGGGGTGCGACCTTCTGGGTCGGTGCGAACGCCATGCTGCGTTTCCGTGCTCTGCAGGATATTAAGGAATCCAAACTGGAAGACGGCAAGCAGGTGACGGTTTATATTCAGGACCGCACCGTGATCGAGGATACCGAATCCACGGTCGACCTGGTCGAAAAAGGCTGGAAGCTGCATAACTATCCGGACCGTATGTCCTACAGCGCCATGCCGGCCGACTTCGGTTCGCTGCTCATCCAGCGCCGCAGGTGGGCTAACGGCGGCATGATCATCCTGCCGAAACTGTTCAGCTATGTGGCGAAAGCACCGAAGAACCTCGCGCTGCTGAAAGAGTTCTTCATGCGCTTCCACTACCTGGCCGCAACCACGATCGGCTGCGCTGTAATTGCGATGCTGTCGCTCTATAATTTCGGCGACAATATGGCAACGCTGTGGATCATGCTCTCGATCATCCCGGGTTCGCTGCTGTATCTTCGTACGCTGGTCATCTCCGGCTACAGGGCAGGCGATATCTTCCGCATCTCGGCGCTGAACCTGATGCTGATCCCGGTACTGTTCGGCGGCGTGTTCAAGCAGTTCGAACAGATGCTGACGGGCAAGAAGATCCCGTTCGGCCGTACGCCTAAAGTAACAGGCCGTACCGCCGCTCCGGCAATCTATTGCTGGGTTGAGGTGATCATGACGGCAGCCTTCTGCGCGATTACGGTGAATGACGTTATCCATCACGTATGGTTCCACGCGATCTTCACCGCTTCAAACGCAGCCTGCATGCTCTATGCAATGTTCTCCTTCATGGGCATCAAGGCGACGCTCGAAGATATGTTCAGCGGTGTCCTTGGCTACTGGAAGACCTTCTCCCGTCAGGCGGATATCATCCCCATCACGGTCATGCGCCAGACGAAGGATTACATCCTTCCCGAAAGCCGCCGCGTTTCCTAA